A genome region from Taeniopygia guttata chromosome 5, bTaeGut7.mat, whole genome shotgun sequence includes the following:
- the SRSF5 gene encoding serine/arginine-rich splicing factor 5 isoform X3, with amino-acid sequence MSGCRVFIGRLNPAAREKDVERFFKGYGRIRDIDLKRGFGFVEFEDPRDADDAVYELDGKELCSERVTIEHARARSRGRGRGRYSDRFSSRRPRSDRRNAPPLRTENRLIVENLSSRVSWQPICVVGLMTRSACGLS; translated from the exons ATGAGCGGCTGCCGCGTCTTCATCGGGAGGCTGAACCCGGCCGCCAGGGAGAAGGATGTCGAGAGGTTCTTCAAGGGGTACGGCCGCATCCGCGACATCGACCTGAAGAGGGGCTTCGGCTTCGTG GAGTTTGAAGATCCGAGGGATGCAGATGATGCTGTTTATGAATTGGATGGAAAAGAACTTTGCAGTGAGAG GGTGACCATTGAGCATGCCAGAGCACGCTCgaggggcagaggcagagggagGTACTCTGACCGGTTCAGTAGCCGCCGCCCGCGCAGTGACAGGAG aaacGCCCCACCTCTAAGAACAGAAAATCGCCTCATAGTGGAAAATTTGTCTTCCCGCGTCAGCTGGCAG CCTATCTGTGTCGTTGGCCTTATGACGAGGAGTGCCTGTGGGTTATCCTAA